From the genome of Neisseria lisongii, one region includes:
- the dksA gene encoding RNA polymerase-binding protein DksA, with the protein MAKLTEQDILNWNGPEDDYMNSDQLAFFRELLVKMQEELIENANVTTGHLQEHESAPDPADRATQEEEYALELRTRDRERKLLSKVQATIRRIDEGDYGFCADTGEPIGLKRLLARPTATLSVEAQERREQMKKQFAD; encoded by the coding sequence ATGGCAAAGCTGACAGAACAAGACATTTTGAACTGGAACGGCCCGGAAGACGACTACATGAACAGCGATCAATTAGCCTTCTTCCGAGAACTGCTGGTCAAAATGCAGGAGGAATTGATTGAGAACGCCAACGTGACCACCGGACACCTGCAGGAACACGAATCCGCCCCCGATCCCGCCGATCGTGCCACACAGGAAGAAGAATACGCCTTAGAACTGCGCACCCGCGATCGCGAACGCAAACTGCTCAGCAAAGTACAAGCGACCATCCGCCGCATTGACGAAGGCGACTACGGCTTCTGCGCCGACACCGGCGAACCCATCGGCCTCAAACGCCTGCTCGCCCGCCCGACCGCCACCCTGTCGGTAGAAGCCCAAGAGCGTCGGGAGCAAATGAAAAAACAGTTTGCCGACTGA
- a CDS encoding ComEA family DNA-binding protein gives MKKLLTAAALMLATAFAAAAVNINTASETELTALPGIGPAKAKAIVEYRKLNGAFKSPEELKNVKGIGEGIFSKLKGEAVTSTPPAKKAGPALKK, from the coding sequence ATGAAAAAACTGCTTACCGCAGCCGCACTGATGCTTGCCACCGCATTTGCCGCCGCAGCCGTCAACATCAACACCGCTTCCGAAACCGAACTGACTGCCTTACCCGGCATCGGCCCGGCCAAAGCAAAAGCCATTGTAGAGTACCGCAAACTCAACGGTGCGTTCAAATCCCCCGAAGAGCTGAAAAACGTCAAAGGCATCGGGGAGGGCATCTTCTCGAAGCTGAAAGGGGAGGCCGTTACTTCCACCCCGCCTGCTAAAAAGGCCGGCCCTGCTTTGAAAAAGTAG